Proteins encoded in a region of the Scrofimicrobium sp. R131 genome:
- a CDS encoding L,D-transpeptidase: protein MSTLVGASAGCAQMPPSNRVEDMPVSDTGITVPSPRALTGEEISSLPAATHGAVIPGLLPFSQVTSVPATGYTLVRDAALYGPDWNRPVARFPARNFLGEPSVVVGVAEQDGYVSVLTPARRELPSARPAAATTPAAAQTAAWIAREDLAEPRPITTWIRVSVGEQTLTIFERSSEQASFRIGVGAAQTPTPTNVTGYLQARYFDPDQGQVDHRIQLTSLHATEQDEPYAGQDGGLIGAHFQDVADGAVSHGCLRLDAEALAEVDALPLGTLVTIVP from the coding sequence GTGTCTACGCTGGTAGGAGCCAGTGCCGGCTGCGCCCAGATGCCGCCTTCCAACCGGGTCGAGGACATGCCTGTGTCGGACACGGGTATAACTGTTCCCTCCCCGCGGGCTCTCACGGGAGAGGAGATTTCCAGCCTGCCGGCTGCCACCCACGGGGCGGTGATTCCGGGCCTGCTTCCGTTCTCGCAGGTCACCAGCGTGCCCGCGACCGGCTACACGCTGGTGCGCGACGCCGCTCTGTACGGGCCGGATTGGAACCGTCCGGTGGCGCGGTTTCCGGCGCGGAACTTCCTTGGGGAGCCGAGCGTGGTCGTGGGAGTAGCCGAGCAGGACGGCTACGTTTCGGTCCTGACCCCCGCGCGGCGCGAGCTGCCGTCGGCTCGCCCGGCCGCGGCCACCACTCCGGCCGCCGCCCAAACGGCTGCTTGGATTGCCCGCGAGGACCTGGCCGAACCACGGCCAATCACCACGTGGATCCGGGTTTCCGTCGGGGAGCAGACCCTGACCATTTTTGAAAGGTCCAGCGAGCAGGCCAGTTTCAGGATTGGGGTGGGAGCCGCCCAGACCCCAACGCCGACCAATGTCACCGGCTATTTGCAGGCGCGGTATTTTGACCCCGATCAGGGGCAGGTGGACCACCGTATTCAGCTGACATCACTGCACGCCACCGAGCAGGACGAGCCCTATGCCGGGCAGGATGGCGGCCTAATTGGAGCTCATTTCCAGGATGTGGCGGACGGGGCTGTCTCGCACGGGTGCCTGCGGCTGGACGCGGAGGCGCTGGCGGAGGTCGACGCGCTGCCGCTGGGAACGCTGGTGACGATTGTGCCCTAG
- a CDS encoding adenylate cyclase, translating into MRSDEVDFEYERRFLVRRLPADLLGDQRPNVIVQTYFLAAGGYGLRIRLQATEARRHLPQDASGKEPIELFAQDFDLCMLTVKGPGNSGIRYEAERELDLNVGIEMSLLGGITLSKRRYGVWLDEDGWVIDQFSGENAPLIIAECERTSPVTNLIVPGFCLAEVTNDARFSNDSLVNHPYSEWAEQYQRELAQP; encoded by the coding sequence ATGCGCTCCGACGAAGTGGACTTTGAGTACGAACGCCGGTTTCTGGTCCGGCGGCTCCCAGCCGACCTTCTGGGCGATCAGCGCCCGAACGTCATCGTTCAAACGTACTTCCTGGCGGCCGGCGGATACGGACTGCGGATCCGGCTGCAGGCGACCGAGGCCCGGCGCCACCTTCCCCAGGATGCCTCCGGGAAAGAGCCGATCGAGCTGTTCGCCCAGGATTTCGATTTGTGCATGCTCACGGTCAAGGGCCCGGGCAATAGCGGGATTCGGTACGAGGCGGAGCGCGAACTAGACCTCAACGTTGGCATCGAGATGTCGCTGCTTGGCGGGATCACGCTATCCAAGCGCCGCTACGGTGTCTGGTTGGATGAAGACGGTTGGGTAATCGACCAGTTCAGCGGAGAGAACGCCCCGCTGATCATCGCCGAATGCGAACGCACCTCACCGGTGACAAACCTGATCGTGCCGGGCTTCTGCCTGGCAGAGGTAACCAACGACGCGCGGTTCTCGAACGACTCCCTAGTTAACCACCCGTACTCGGAATGGGCAGAGCAGTACCAGCGCGAGCTGGCCCAGCCGTAA
- a CDS encoding nucleoside-diphosphate sugar epimerase/dehydratase, which produces MKKSLNWVYGGFDVLAWCIATLLAVALRYDVHVSAAEWKSAGLILVAAVLLQLAFGYVFYLYRGRHRWGSFEAVREVALTAVMTGLSLWIITFLFVDHLHLSRTIAPIATGFALLFMFFSRYVGRLIASEHLTRAKQGKPVILIGAGYVGEHLARRLTTDSNAELMPVAFLDDDPDKAHLRLCGVPVRGTIQDLPKVAHETGATQAIVALAQPSPTLLRDIQAQAKQMGLKVMMMPPLEQVLRYGLSENRLRDLSIEDLLGRSVVDTNVEEIAEYLSGKRVLVTGAGGSIGSQLCAEITKHNPSELIMLDRDETGLQQTQLKVRGNGLLDSNEVVLADIRDREALEELFLNRRPDVVFHAAALKHLPMLEQYPDEAWKTNVLGTYNVLCAADRAGVKTFINVSTDKAADPTSILGLSKRLAERLTSWMGQKNGGRYLSVRFGNVIGSRGSMLPTFHRLIEEGKPLTVTHPDVTRYFMTIPEACQLVLQAGGIGRVGEVLILDMGEPVRILDIAEQMIALSGKDIEIVFTGLREGEKLDEVLHGELEQEDRPFHPKISHAVVEPLCRDGLSLDQWHEMVALEPEQRRQVDQYVNQTV; this is translated from the coding sequence ATGAAGAAGTCTTTGAACTGGGTCTATGGTGGGTTTGACGTTCTGGCCTGGTGCATAGCCACTCTGCTAGCCGTGGCGCTCCGCTACGACGTTCACGTGAGCGCGGCCGAATGGAAGTCCGCCGGGCTGATTCTCGTGGCGGCGGTTCTTCTGCAACTGGCCTTTGGCTACGTCTTCTATCTCTACCGAGGGCGCCATCGTTGGGGATCGTTTGAGGCGGTCCGTGAGGTGGCCCTGACTGCAGTGATGACCGGTCTCTCCCTGTGGATCATCACCTTCCTTTTTGTCGATCATCTGCATCTTTCTCGGACCATTGCCCCAATCGCTACTGGATTTGCGCTGCTGTTCATGTTCTTTAGCCGATACGTGGGTCGCCTGATCGCTTCCGAACACCTCACTCGAGCCAAGCAGGGAAAGCCGGTGATCCTGATCGGGGCCGGCTATGTGGGCGAGCACTTGGCGCGGCGGCTGACAACCGACTCCAATGCAGAGCTCATGCCCGTGGCTTTCCTGGACGACGATCCCGATAAGGCTCATCTTCGACTGTGTGGCGTACCCGTCCGGGGGACCATTCAGGATCTGCCCAAAGTGGCCCATGAAACCGGCGCCACGCAGGCGATTGTCGCCTTGGCGCAGCCTTCCCCCACGCTTTTGCGCGACATTCAGGCACAGGCCAAGCAAATGGGCCTGAAGGTAATGATGATGCCTCCGCTGGAGCAGGTGCTCCGCTATGGCCTGAGTGAGAATCGTCTGCGCGACCTATCTATTGAAGACCTCCTCGGTCGCTCGGTGGTCGACACCAATGTGGAAGAAATCGCCGAGTATCTGAGCGGGAAGCGCGTATTGGTCACCGGTGCTGGTGGCTCGATCGGCTCACAGCTTTGCGCAGAGATCACCAAGCACAATCCGTCCGAGCTGATCATGCTGGATCGTGACGAGACGGGCCTGCAGCAGACGCAGCTGAAGGTTCGAGGCAACGGGCTGCTGGACTCTAACGAGGTAGTTCTGGCGGATATCCGGGATCGGGAAGCGCTGGAAGAACTGTTCCTGAATCGGCGCCCCGACGTGGTGTTCCACGCGGCTGCGCTCAAACACCTGCCGATGCTTGAGCAGTATCCGGATGAAGCTTGGAAGACCAACGTGCTTGGCACCTACAACGTCCTGTGCGCGGCCGATCGGGCCGGGGTCAAGACGTTCATCAATGTGTCTACCGACAAGGCGGCTGATCCGACCAGTATCCTGGGCCTGTCAAAGCGCTTGGCGGAGCGGCTGACCTCCTGGATGGGTCAAAAGAATGGCGGCCGCTACTTGTCCGTTCGGTTCGGAAACGTGATTGGGAGTCGTGGCTCCATGCTGCCGACGTTCCACCGGCTGATTGAAGAAGGAAAGCCGCTCACTGTTACCCACCCGGATGTAACTCGATACTTCATGACGATTCCTGAGGCTTGCCAGTTGGTGCTGCAGGCGGGCGGAATCGGCCGAGTCGGCGAGGTGCTTATCCTCGATATGGGTGAGCCGGTGCGGATCCTGGACATTGCCGAGCAGATGATTGCTCTTTCCGGGAAGGATATCGAGATCGTCTTCACGGGCTTGCGTGAGGGTGAGAAGCTGGATGAAGTGTTGCACGGAGAGTTGGAACAAGAGGATCGTCCGTTCCACCCCAAGATCTCCCACGCGGTGGTTGAACCGCTGTGCCGTGACGGTCTCAGCCTCGATCAATGGCACGAAATGGTCGCGCTCGAGCCCGAGCAGAGGCGACAGGTTGATCAGTACGTCAACCAAACGGTTTGA
- a CDS encoding DegT/DnrJ/EryC1/StrS family aminotransferase, with the protein MNDRIHLSSPDVTQLEEDALVRAIRSGWIAPLGPEVDAFERELADYSQRDYAVALSSGTAALHLGLLALGVQPGDAVLTSSLTFAATTNAIVYTGAEPILVDADSTGNIDPNLLEEAFATLQQEGRSVKAVVPVDLLGKVADHERIQEIAAKYGASVLSDAAESLGATRAGKPSGAFGVGAAISFNGNKIMTTSGGGAFLTDDKSLADHVRYLATQARLPVPHYEHVDIGYNYRLSNLLAALGRAQLSRLDGMIERRRQHRLAYLNLFSGVPGVEIFGEPSGASGGPNRDNFWLTTILIDPTKAGFTPEELRVALADKNIEARPMWKPMHLQPVHSSRRAFITGEGERLFDQGLSLPSGSVLTDDQFERVCAEIQSFLAARQR; encoded by the coding sequence GTGAACGATAGAATTCATCTCTCATCTCCGGATGTCACACAGTTGGAGGAGGACGCCCTGGTCCGTGCGATCCGCTCCGGGTGGATTGCCCCTCTGGGGCCGGAAGTTGATGCGTTTGAACGGGAGCTGGCGGACTATTCACAGCGGGACTACGCCGTGGCGCTCTCGTCGGGAACGGCGGCCCTGCACCTGGGACTCCTGGCGCTGGGCGTGCAACCAGGGGATGCGGTGCTGACCTCATCCCTTACGTTTGCGGCCACTACCAATGCGATTGTCTACACCGGGGCCGAGCCCATCCTGGTCGACGCTGACTCGACCGGCAACATCGATCCCAATCTGCTGGAAGAGGCATTCGCTACGCTGCAGCAGGAGGGCCGTTCGGTTAAGGCGGTGGTACCGGTAGACCTGCTCGGGAAAGTGGCCGACCACGAGCGCATTCAGGAGATCGCGGCCAAATACGGTGCCAGTGTCCTGTCCGATGCAGCCGAATCGCTCGGTGCCACGCGGGCCGGCAAACCCTCCGGAGCTTTCGGAGTGGGCGCAGCCATTTCATTCAACGGCAACAAGATCATGACCACTTCTGGTGGGGGTGCCTTCCTGACCGACGACAAGTCGTTGGCCGACCACGTCCGCTACCTGGCGACGCAGGCCCGACTACCGGTCCCGCACTACGAGCATGTGGATATTGGCTATAACTACCGCCTGTCCAATCTTCTGGCGGCGCTTGGGCGCGCCCAGCTCTCGCGCCTCGATGGCATGATCGAGCGGCGCCGCCAACATCGCCTTGCCTACTTGAACCTGTTCTCTGGTGTTCCAGGGGTTGAGATCTTCGGCGAGCCCTCGGGAGCCAGCGGCGGACCCAACCGGGACAACTTCTGGCTTACTACGATTCTGATCGATCCGACGAAGGCCGGGTTCACACCCGAAGAGCTGCGCGTTGCCCTGGCGGACAAGAACATTGAGGCTCGGCCAATGTGGAAGCCGATGCATTTGCAGCCGGTGCACTCGAGCCGCCGAGCCTTCATTACGGGAGAAGGGGAACGTCTTTTCGATCAGGGCCTATCCTTGCCTTCCGGCTCAGTATTGACCGATGACCAGTTTGAGCGGGTGTGTGCTGAGATCCAGTCATTCCTCGCTGCACGCCAGCGCTAG
- a CDS encoding ATP-grasp domain-containing protein, whose translation MKRINVLLCSAGRRPYLVKWFKEALTLNQLGGEVIVADADLTAPAKAFADGFLQAPPVEDPAYRTWLLETIGQREISVAFSINDFELSTWANLGEDDDELNRLIRLSRQTQALAEDKLAMSHLLTSAGLTNPPTVLASAAETLNGEAWVTKGRYGSGSRGLAFVSNEELSSAISRAVDEVTGPTGGKPRSLSEALDCLIIQPRIEGQEYGLDVVADLDGNFAGVLARKKIAMRNGETDKAVSVDPAPFVDLARKLVGVLGHRGSVDVDVIQDANGDLSLIDINPRFGGGYPLSHLAGAHLPAAVVAWCAGLAPQSDWLQCEPGVVAAKYVEATVVPLVEAELPDGG comes from the coding sequence ATGAAGAGAATCAACGTCCTACTGTGTTCGGCTGGCCGCCGCCCCTACCTGGTCAAATGGTTCAAAGAGGCGTTGACGCTCAACCAGCTTGGTGGCGAAGTAATCGTGGCGGATGCGGATTTGACCGCTCCGGCGAAAGCTTTCGCCGATGGATTCCTCCAGGCTCCCCCGGTTGAGGATCCGGCATATCGGACCTGGCTCCTGGAAACCATTGGGCAGCGCGAGATCTCAGTAGCCTTCAGCATCAACGATTTCGAGCTGTCCACCTGGGCCAATCTTGGTGAGGATGACGACGAGCTGAATCGGCTGATCCGGCTCTCTCGCCAAACGCAAGCCCTGGCCGAGGACAAACTCGCCATGAGTCACCTGCTGACTTCAGCTGGGTTGACGAACCCTCCCACCGTCTTGGCATCGGCAGCTGAGACGCTCAACGGAGAAGCTTGGGTGACCAAGGGGCGGTATGGAAGCGGTTCTCGAGGGTTGGCTTTTGTCTCCAACGAGGAACTGTCATCGGCCATCAGCCGGGCGGTGGACGAGGTAACCGGTCCGACCGGGGGGAAGCCGAGGAGCTTGAGCGAGGCCCTCGACTGCCTGATCATCCAGCCCCGAATCGAAGGGCAGGAATACGGCCTCGACGTCGTTGCGGATCTGGACGGGAACTTTGCCGGAGTACTGGCCCGAAAGAAGATCGCGATGCGCAACGGTGAGACCGACAAAGCAGTCAGTGTCGATCCCGCTCCGTTTGTCGACTTGGCCCGCAAGCTCGTGGGAGTGTTGGGTCACCGCGGAAGTGTCGATGTTGACGTAATTCAAGATGCGAACGGTGACCTATCGTTGATCGACATTAACCCTCGCTTTGGCGGCGGGTACCCGCTTTCCCATCTGGCTGGAGCTCACCTCCCAGCAGCCGTTGTCGCCTGGTGTGCGGGCTTGGCTCCGCAGTCCGATTGGCTGCAGTGTGAGCCGGGAGTAGTTGCTGCCAAGTACGTCGAGGCAACAGTCGTGCCATTGGTTGAGGCGGAGCTACCAGATGGGGGATAA
- a CDS encoding sugar transferase: MNQHFQQVVATLCLLVISPLLLVISAIIWIVDGSPVIFRQTRVGRGEREFTILKFRTMVNGADQQLGAGGKPKSRLTKTGKWLRKSSLDELPQLVNISRGEMAFVGPRACLPEVAANIPPALRGRFKVLPGVTGLAQVSGRNTVPWSKRLELDTEYAQKRSTWLDLKILARTVVVVFFGIGFVPDRNTEETDDLNLLGKGSEG, encoded by the coding sequence GTGAATCAACATTTTCAACAGGTCGTTGCAACGCTCTGTCTACTGGTGATCAGTCCGCTCCTGCTGGTCATCTCTGCCATCATCTGGATTGTTGATGGCTCCCCGGTGATTTTCCGCCAGACCAGGGTCGGTCGAGGCGAAAGAGAGTTCACCATCCTCAAATTTCGAACCATGGTCAACGGGGCCGACCAGCAGTTGGGGGCAGGAGGAAAGCCCAAAAGTCGGCTGACAAAGACTGGCAAATGGCTACGGAAGTCCAGTCTCGATGAGCTTCCCCAGCTGGTTAACATCAGTCGGGGAGAAATGGCTTTCGTTGGACCAAGGGCGTGTCTGCCGGAAGTGGCGGCGAATATTCCCCCTGCACTGCGGGGGAGATTCAAAGTCCTGCCCGGGGTCACCGGACTGGCCCAAGTGTCAGGTCGAAACACGGTTCCCTGGTCAAAGCGGCTAGAACTTGACACTGAGTACGCCCAAAAACGGTCGACCTGGCTTGACCTGAAGATCCTGGCTCGGACCGTAGTTGTGGTGTTCTTTGGGATCGGGTTCGTTCCCGATCGAAACACCGAAGAGACTGACGATCTGAACCTGCTGGGAAAAGGAAGTGAGGGGTGA
- a CDS encoding glycosyltransferase family 4 protein, protein MSKKVLHVAKTANGGRFIGFQLPHLTKAGWEVHLAVPGPGVLAEMAKAAGAEVHMDSGLGGSLPSAARHLSGLLTSVQPDLVHAHFVHSTLVARGARIQSRVKPPILFQVPGPLHLEKTLPRLADIRTAGAQDHWGAACQWTFQKYLESGVPANRVHVLYYGKDLGDYPIGEVERDNSESRADLRRQLGLPVDKRLIMMVAHVYPPRRGRTRGIKGHEYFLEALAQVQRRSPDAIGVIVGGPRPGADEYFNALQQKAASLRAEVLFLGARSDVTDLYRVADLAVHPSLSENLGGAGESLLLGVPTVSTSVGGFPDIVRPDVTGLMVPPRDSRQLAEAIQRALDMPEQMRAMALEGQKWVLRVADAATNAGKVMNVYEEMTT, encoded by the coding sequence GTGAGCAAGAAAGTACTGCACGTTGCTAAAACCGCCAATGGGGGTCGGTTCATTGGCTTTCAGCTTCCTCACCTCACTAAGGCCGGCTGGGAGGTGCACTTGGCGGTTCCCGGACCGGGGGTCTTGGCTGAGATGGCCAAAGCCGCCGGCGCCGAAGTTCACATGGACTCTGGTTTAGGTGGATCTTTGCCGAGCGCTGCCCGCCACCTGTCGGGTTTGCTAACTTCAGTTCAACCGGACCTGGTTCACGCTCATTTTGTCCACTCAACTCTGGTGGCCAGAGGAGCTCGGATCCAAAGCCGAGTGAAGCCGCCGATCCTGTTCCAAGTTCCAGGCCCGCTCCATTTGGAAAAGACCCTTCCCCGGTTGGCAGATATTCGAACGGCTGGAGCTCAAGACCACTGGGGTGCTGCCTGCCAGTGGACTTTCCAGAAGTATCTGGAGTCCGGGGTTCCCGCCAACCGAGTGCACGTGCTGTACTACGGCAAAGACTTGGGGGATTATCCGATTGGTGAGGTGGAACGAGATAACTCCGAGTCGAGAGCTGATCTTAGGCGGCAACTAGGGCTGCCTGTGGACAAAAGACTGATCATGATGGTGGCCCACGTCTATCCGCCCAGGAGGGGACGAACGAGGGGTATCAAGGGTCACGAGTACTTCCTTGAGGCACTGGCGCAGGTTCAGCGGCGGTCGCCTGATGCGATCGGCGTGATCGTCGGCGGTCCCCGTCCAGGCGCCGATGAGTACTTCAATGCCCTCCAGCAAAAGGCAGCTTCGCTCAGGGCCGAAGTCTTGTTTCTTGGAGCCAGGTCGGATGTGACGGACCTATACCGGGTGGCAGATCTGGCGGTACACCCGAGCCTATCGGAAAACCTGGGCGGAGCGGGAGAATCGCTGCTGTTGGGCGTGCCGACTGTGAGCACCAGCGTCGGTGGGTTCCCAGATATCGTGCGGCCCGACGTGACCGGGTTGATGGTGCCACCGCGCGACTCGCGCCAGTTGGCAGAGGCAATCCAACGGGCGTTGGATATGCCCGAGCAAATGCGAGCAATGGCGCTTGAAGGGCAAAAATGGGTGCTCCGAGTGGCGGATGCTGCGACGAACGCCGGCAAAGTGATGAACGTGTATGAGGAGATGACGACGTGA
- a CDS encoding GNAT family protein: protein MSRLVRKLEAGDLPLRSAWLRHEQAQGTMFLQGSFSEDDTRAWFDRISGDSTRLDVVLEDEGVPVAAGGITGIGSDRPAEVYAFVSPDARRMGYGKDLVEALCALGLGVLQLNRLYLWVHGNNQPALKLYTKCGLRQEGCLRQHLMVEGQWIDRIVMGILAEEWSAPAEPQWELEPSLAERGPRPSNR from the coding sequence GTGAGTAGGTTGGTGAGAAAGCTTGAGGCGGGCGATCTGCCGCTGAGAAGTGCCTGGCTGCGCCACGAACAGGCACAGGGAACCATGTTCCTGCAGGGAAGCTTCTCTGAGGACGACACTAGAGCCTGGTTCGACCGGATCTCGGGGGATAGTACCAGGCTGGACGTAGTCCTGGAGGACGAGGGAGTCCCGGTTGCCGCCGGTGGGATCACTGGAATCGGGAGCGACCGGCCCGCAGAGGTTTATGCCTTCGTCTCCCCGGATGCGCGGCGAATGGGATACGGGAAGGATCTGGTCGAGGCGCTCTGTGCCTTGGGACTGGGAGTCCTGCAGCTGAATCGCCTTTACCTGTGGGTCCACGGCAACAACCAACCCGCCCTGAAGCTATACACCAAATGCGGGTTGAGGCAGGAAGGCTGTCTTCGACAGCACCTAATGGTTGAAGGGCAATGGATCGACCGAATCGTGATGGGAATCCTGGCTGAAGAGTGGTCGGCTCCGGCGGAGCCACAATGGGAGTTGGAGCCAAGTTTGGCTGAGCGCGGGCCCCGACCGTCCAATCGATGA
- a CDS encoding polysaccharide biosynthesis tyrosine autokinase, with translation MGVLDYLGVLWRRRVLLVVSTLVGLLLGGFVTIMATPVYAASAQIFVTFNSDEGAGSNELVQGMTYAQRALGSYAKVGKTSVVLDQVSKQLGEDGANVDLMQAVSVGTVPDTTILQISVQHQNADLTAEIANTVASVLRDTVINNLESSDANDRARVRMEIVQPATVPSSPVAPSPARNVAFGGFAGLLVGVLVSIALGFFDQRIQTRVEVAQVTDLPLLGEIPDDPKAKTEPLLRGDEVMSLRAEPFRALRTNLQFLGVGQQVRCLMVTSSMPGEGKSTVSVNLAVMLAEAGLRVVLVDTDLRRPKLAEYVGLDGSVGLTDVLIGKTSVEDAVQRWGRHQLYVLPAGQIPPNPSELLGSSQMKDLTRVLSTHFDYVIIDSPPVLLVTDPAVVSHMCDGVVVVASSGLTKKPQLKGTLDTLAAVEAPVKGLVLTRVPTKGPGSYHYGAYSYGGYRDENTVAAPMPHTTAAPNLRDIFPPISQPPHGKASE, from the coding sequence GTGGGAGTTCTAGACTATTTGGGCGTGCTCTGGCGACGCAGGGTACTCCTGGTGGTGAGCACCCTCGTGGGCTTGTTGCTGGGCGGATTTGTCACGATTATGGCTACGCCCGTCTATGCGGCTTCGGCCCAGATCTTTGTCACCTTCAATAGTGACGAGGGGGCCGGCAGTAACGAGTTGGTCCAAGGAATGACCTATGCGCAGCGAGCCCTGGGGTCCTACGCCAAAGTTGGCAAGACCTCGGTTGTCCTCGATCAGGTGTCGAAGCAACTGGGCGAAGATGGAGCAAACGTCGACCTGATGCAGGCCGTTTCGGTGGGTACTGTGCCTGACACGACGATTCTTCAGATCTCGGTGCAGCACCAGAATGCGGATCTGACCGCGGAGATTGCGAACACGGTCGCCTCGGTGCTGCGGGATACCGTCATCAACAATCTGGAGAGCTCAGATGCAAATGATCGGGCTCGGGTCAGGATGGAAATCGTTCAGCCGGCCACGGTCCCCAGTTCCCCTGTTGCCCCCAGTCCGGCCCGAAATGTAGCTTTTGGGGGCTTTGCGGGACTGCTGGTGGGAGTGCTAGTTTCGATTGCTCTGGGCTTCTTTGATCAGCGGATTCAGACCCGGGTTGAGGTTGCGCAAGTAACTGACCTTCCGCTACTGGGCGAGATTCCTGACGACCCCAAAGCGAAGACGGAGCCGCTCCTGCGTGGCGACGAGGTGATGAGCCTGCGCGCTGAGCCTTTCCGGGCTCTGCGAACCAACTTGCAGTTCCTGGGGGTGGGGCAACAGGTCCGGTGCCTGATGGTCACTTCCAGTATGCCCGGTGAAGGTAAGAGCACCGTTTCTGTCAACCTGGCGGTGATGCTGGCCGAGGCAGGGTTGAGGGTTGTCCTCGTCGACACGGACTTGCGGCGGCCGAAGCTGGCGGAGTACGTCGGACTGGATGGCAGCGTTGGTCTCACAGACGTGTTGATTGGGAAGACCTCGGTCGAGGACGCGGTCCAACGTTGGGGCCGGCATCAGCTGTATGTCCTTCCCGCCGGCCAGATCCCGCCAAACCCCAGCGAGCTGCTTGGATCCAGCCAAATGAAGGATCTGACCAGGGTGCTGTCGACGCACTTCGACTACGTGATTATCGATTCCCCACCCGTCCTGTTGGTCACGGATCCGGCTGTGGTCTCGCACATGTGCGACGGGGTGGTAGTGGTGGCTTCGTCGGGCCTGACCAAGAAGCCTCAATTGAAGGGGACCTTGGACACGCTGGCGGCAGTCGAAGCCCCCGTCAAAGGCTTGGTGCTGACCAGGGTGCCCACCAAGGGTCCCGGCTCGTACCACTACGGAGCCTATTCATACGGAGGATACCGAGACGAAAATACGGTGGCGGCGCCGATGCCCCACACGACTGCCGCGCCGAACCTCCGTGACATCTTTCCCCCAATTAGCCAGCCTCCACACGGGAAGGCATCAGAATGA
- a CDS encoding LCP family protein, giving the protein MSHQARSSAKKSRPTWLKVLAVIVGLLLLVVLAAAIAVFTFGKRVADTYDSGVTVVEEAFPDEADRPQEQDTKAQTILLLGSDTRSAIDPDDVNAAQDSRSDVIMVLRIPADREQAFLVSFMRDSWVDIPGYGEAKLNAAMAYGGVPLTVQVIEGLIGSRIDHVAMVDFAGFKGLTNALGGVQVQNANEFSTGDFHFPAGTIELDGTEALAYVRARYPFADGDYQRVRNQQAYLRGLVSSLVSRGTLTSPGKIQDAVAAISPYLTVDPGMDSGYLLKLLPSMRNIRTADLEFFTAPTAGTGTSADGQSIVVLDEERMAKLKQAFETDTLAEYVETQDLSAN; this is encoded by the coding sequence ATGTCGCATCAAGCACGGAGCTCAGCAAAGAAGTCTCGTCCTACCTGGCTGAAGGTCCTGGCCGTCATTGTGGGACTGCTGTTGCTCGTGGTGCTTGCTGCCGCCATCGCAGTTTTCACCTTCGGAAAGCGCGTGGCCGACACGTACGATTCGGGCGTAACCGTGGTTGAGGAAGCGTTCCCGGACGAAGCTGACCGGCCCCAGGAACAGGACACGAAGGCCCAAACTATCCTGCTTTTGGGCTCCGACACGCGCAGCGCCATCGATCCGGACGACGTGAACGCAGCGCAGGACTCCCGCTCTGACGTGATCATGGTGCTGCGGATTCCGGCCGACCGGGAACAGGCATTTTTGGTCTCCTTCATGCGCGACTCCTGGGTCGACATTCCCGGATACGGCGAGGCGAAACTGAACGCCGCCATGGCCTACGGCGGGGTTCCACTCACGGTACAGGTGATTGAGGGGCTGATCGGGTCTCGGATTGACCACGTGGCCATGGTCGACTTTGCCGGGTTCAAAGGGCTGACCAACGCGCTGGGCGGGGTCCAGGTGCAAAATGCCAACGAGTTCTCCACCGGCGACTTCCATTTCCCGGCCGGGACCATCGAGTTGGACGGAACCGAGGCGCTGGCCTACGTGCGGGCGCGGTATCCGTTTGCTGACGGTGACTATCAGCGGGTGCGAAACCAGCAGGCATACCTGCGGGGTCTGGTTTCCTCCCTGGTCAGCCGCGGGACCCTGACCAGCCCGGGCAAGATCCAAGACGCGGTCGCGGCGATCAGCCCCTACCTGACGGTGGACCCCGGAATGGACTCCGGCTACCTGCTGAAGCTGCTGCCGTCGATGCGCAACATCCGCACCGCCGACCTGGAGTTCTTCACCGCGCCAACCGCGGGGACGGGGACGTCGGCCGACGGCCAGTCCATCGTGGTGTTGGATGAGGAACGGATGGCCAAGCTGAAGCAGGCTTTCGAGACCGACACGTTGGCGGAGTACGTGGAGACGCAAGACCTGAGTGCCAACTGA